A single region of the Changchengzhania lutea genome encodes:
- the dgt gene encoding dGTP triphosphohydrolase gives MNWEQLLSLKRFGDTNKRLRKEQDETRLGFEVDYDRVIFSSEFRSLQDKTQVIPLSETDFVHTRLTHSLEVSVVARSLGRRVGKKLLEKHPHLQNIHGYQPNDFGAIVAAAALAHDIGNPPFGHSGEKAIGEFFKTGEGVKYKSELSDKEFQDLCDFEGNANGFKILTESRAGRRGGLRLSYATLGAFTKYPKESLPKKPTTHIADKKYGFFQSDKEAFQDVAMELGLVNRSKTDISYSRHPLAYLVEAADDICYTIIDFEDGINLGLIQEEFALEYLINLVRDRIKTENYYALKSKEDRVSYLRALAIGTLIDEAVNLFMTYEEAILSGDFDSSLLDKSKYEAQIKDIIKISVENIYQSAEVVDKEIAGYGVINTLLKTYTNAINNCFHNRASNYDKLILKVLPKSIDVSQSSLYERLSSVCYYVSLLSDSKAILDYKKIKGINF, from the coding sequence ATGAACTGGGAACAACTACTATCCTTAAAGCGCTTTGGCGATACTAATAAAAGGTTAAGAAAAGAACAAGATGAAACCAGATTGGGTTTTGAAGTGGACTATGATCGCGTTATCTTTTCTTCCGAATTTAGAAGCTTGCAAGACAAAACGCAAGTGATTCCCTTATCTGAAACAGACTTTGTACACACCAGGCTCACACATAGTTTGGAGGTCAGCGTGGTTGCGCGTTCACTAGGAAGGCGCGTAGGTAAAAAATTGTTAGAAAAACATCCGCACTTACAAAATATTCATGGCTATCAGCCAAATGATTTTGGTGCCATTGTAGCTGCGGCTGCCTTAGCGCATGATATCGGCAATCCGCCTTTTGGACATTCCGGTGAAAAGGCCATAGGTGAATTTTTTAAAACAGGTGAAGGCGTTAAATACAAAAGCGAACTAAGCGACAAAGAGTTTCAAGATTTGTGTGATTTTGAAGGCAATGCAAATGGCTTTAAAATTTTAACCGAAAGTAGGGCGGGTAGAAGAGGCGGTCTTCGTTTAAGCTACGCCACACTGGGTGCTTTTACAAAATACCCCAAAGAGTCGCTTCCTAAAAAGCCCACAACTCATATAGCAGATAAGAAATACGGTTTTTTCCAAAGTGATAAAGAGGCATTTCAAGATGTGGCCATGGAGTTGGGTTTAGTGAATCGCAGCAAAACAGATATCAGTTATTCAAGACACCCTTTGGCTTATTTGGTAGAGGCTGCAGATGATATTTGCTATACCATTATTGATTTTGAAGATGGTATAAATTTAGGGCTTATTCAAGAAGAATTTGCATTAGAATACTTAATCAATCTTGTGCGAGATCGAATTAAAACTGAAAATTATTACGCTCTAAAAAGTAAAGAAGACCGCGTAAGTTATTTAAGAGCGCTAGCCATCGGGACGTTAATTGATGAGGCTGTAAATCTTTTTATGACGTATGAAGAGGCTATTTTAAGTGGTGATTTTGATTCGTCGTTACTCGATAAAAGCAAATATGAAGCACAGATTAAAGACATTATAAAAATTAGTGTTGAAAATATTTATCAATCTGCTGAGGTGGTGGATAAAGAAATTGCGGGATACGGTGTTATAAATACCTTATTAAAAACCTATACCAATGCCATTAATAATTGCTTTCACAATAGGGCTTCAAATTATGACAAGCTTATTTTAAAAGTATTGCCTAAATCAATCGATGTGAGTCAATCCAGTTTGTATGAACGTTTATCTAGTGTGTGCTACTATGTGTCCTTGTTGTCGGATAGTAAAGCCATTTTAGATTATAAGAAAATAAAGGGGATTAATTTTTAA